From Plasmodium falciparum 3D7 genome assembly, chromosome: 9, one genomic window encodes:
- a CDS encoding dihydrouridine synthase, putative: MQIKFPFLYVIIYILLIIIKLNHGNSKLNYNKTYTHGRVYNNLVHTVNQYNKKRSKKEIENKYIRNKNIILPSSNTEGRNIYISYLNKQYNNNNNNNNNCYYKNNTKKRYIKKKNYKNFYYYIYCFNTSTNSTFLQKKINIQNYIYKKILKCSNMSILSEKSIENVISPCEKKYKLEDIISNGINYDYRKINEKSTTPFIQVAPMINVTNRHFRAMVRIITKRAQLWTEMIVDNTLLYNLNNLEEHLGFDNNEHPIVCQLGGCDMNSMSEAAILVEQAGYDEININVGCPSTKVANKGAFGASLMKNPEQVRNIVYEIKKKVQIPVTVKIRTGVDNYDSFDFLKTFIETVSSVGCNHFIVHARKAWLKGLDPKQNRKIPPLEYYKVYDLCKLYPHLKFTLNGGIQTIQEAIALLNGYMPENYNNNNNNNNDTSNFIQIDNYNINPLNGIMIGRACMENITVLSQTDKLVYNQDIPSTAYSRRTILEAYKKYLEKNSLFYNLSSSFELLKPVLGILKGMPGHRIFRNKLDTYIRNYTSTLPCSEILEKAIADVDHIAPGCLDLPLHDYNLQKEYIKNY; encoded by the coding sequence atgcaAATTAAGTTTCCTTTTCTATATGtgattatatacattttgttaataataataaaattaaatcatGGTAATTCAAAATTAAATTACAATAAAACATATACTCATGGAAGAGTATATAACAATTTAGTACATACCGTAaatcaatataataaaaaaagaagcaaaaaggaaatagaaaataaatacatacgtaataagaatattataCTACCGTCTAGTAATACTGAaggaagaaatatatatatatcatatcttaataaacaatataataataataataataataataataattgttattataagaataatacaaaaaagcgttatattaaaaaaaaaaattataaaaatttttattattacatttattgCTTTAACACAAGTACCAATTCAAcgtttttacaaaaaaaaattaatatacagaattatatatataaaaagatattaaaatGTAGCAATATGTCAATATTATCAGAAAAAAGTATAGAAAATGTTATATCTCCTTgtgagaaaaaatataaattagaaGACATCATATCAAACGGAATAAATTATGATTATAGAaagataaatgaaaaaagtacAACACCTTTTATACAAGTAGCACCAATGATAAATGTAACGAATAGACATTTTCGAGCTATGGTACGTATTATTACGAAAAGAGCACAATTGTGGACTGAAATGATTGTAGATAATAcattgttatataatttaaataatttagaaGAACATCTAGgttttgataataatgaacatCCCATCGTTTGTCAACTAGGTGGTTGTGATATGAACTCCATGTCAGAAGCTGCCATTTTAGTAGAACAAGCTGGTtatgatgaaataaatattaatgttGGATGTCCAAGTACTAAAGTAGCTAATAAAGGTGCTTTTGGTGCTTCTTTAATGAAAAATCCTGAACAAGTCAGAAATATTGTATAtgaaattaagaaaaaagtaCAAATACCTGTAACTGTGAAAATTAGGACAGGAGTAGATAATTATGATTCCTTTGATTTCTTAAAAACATTTATTGAAACAGTTTCTTCAGTTGGCTGTAATCATTTTATTGTGCATGCAAGGAAAGCTTGGTTAAAAGGATTGGATCCAAAACAAAACAGAAAAATACCACCATtagaatattataaagtatatgatttatgtaaattatatCCTCATTTAAAATTTACATTAAATGGAGGTATACAAACAATACAAGAAGCAATTGCTTTATTAAATGGTTATATGccagaaaattataataataataataataataataatgatacatCAAATTTTATACAAATTGATAACTATAATATCAATCCATTAAATGGTATTATGATAGGAAGAGCATGTATGGAAAATATTACTGTATTATCACAAACTGATAAATTAGTTTATAATCAAGATATTCCATCCACAGCTTATAGCAGAAGAACAATATTAGAAGCatataaaaagtatttagaaaaaaattccttattttataatttatctaGCTCCTTTGAATTATTGAAACCTGTACTAGGAATATTAAAAGGAATGCCCGGTCATAGAATTTTTAGAAATAAActtgatacatatataagaaattataCATCCACACTCCCATGTTCAGAAATATTAGAAAAAGCTATAGCTGATGTTGATCATATTGCACCCGGATGTTTGGACCTTCCTTTACACGATTACAATTTACAAAAGGAatacattaaaaattattaa
- a CDS encoding gamma-glutamylcysteine synthetase: MGFLKIGTPLSWDDVQDVKSLIRLYGILQFVHVYKLNKDRYDENIMFGDEIEYIIIRNDESLKESSALLCASDLIDEMMNLESVIDCQYGSHWTPEYSSFTIEGTPSVPFKLDINSSCFVEDCMRIRRSKLNNVLSAVQGARAITLPCFPNVLLNNSVLMARRITGHESTKKKFDSKGKVEFIENAKIKEKVHNSNNNIHKIINNKNNESKIVNNAFDQNKISSIEMVSYEMDENKSTNFVNSDTVFAKNDEEGEVEEEDENENEQQQQQQQYQSNLQQQNVQPKQRQQMIQYVYDDEIENKNKEKDNTPRSCNDYNNVNDSSNTQDIFISSLKKTDSLFECEVFKPEQTNKYSKSALITDMTISPHARYVTLTQNIRKRRGTKIVSFNPIYKDINTEKMDHWKMSLDCNDKRLFKKVKKKLTLDEHLIWNKSMTNKKIIDRKNNNPRDEVLNTSNFTLAMTNKEENNNENSLMDRVLKNSLFANMDDEGDYIYVYNREFIQEYSEKCKNPIKNYVYLDAMFFGMSMCCQQLTMSFPTVDDAKYVYDQLAVIAPLFLALTACTPYLGGFLTETDTRWRVISNSVDCRTEEELSYICKPRYSGISLYISNELPLKRNYYFYNDVDVILDKNVYDKLKKENVDEYLARHIASLFVRDPIVVFEGSYSERDIATIQKKIMELSNDEDKIKGMVEGSSSNSLSSKVLLDNEDRNKNDSSIKEMNKSNDNNHNNNCHIEYNNKKDINMNKIYLSDNFEFIEDYEEKVLSSHQHFENFQSTNWNSVRFKPPPILDNHFKGPSSIGWRVEFRTPDIQITDFENSCVVTLVMLLSKFILKERLNLYIPMTLLEENLFRASKREALTKEKFYFRKDLSYDTLNNEFEEKSIYDIFFNETNGLFFLCYKYVDELFKEGLLNQSAKNKIDEYIEFVKQRCSGKICTGAMYLRNFILNHPAYEKNSYINSKINYDICKLIADIGKGLIIPQELLGVFVDPYKERIKSDIRQINESQYLKSLAYKYISGEDYTQYLLLNEVLKDDQDYCTCTRRTIYEESMDNTVEFAKKMYELSA, translated from the coding sequence aTGGGTTTTCTAAAAATCGGAACGCCATTAAGCTGGGATGATGTACAAGATGTGAAATCTTTAATTAGATTATATGGTATATTACAGTTTgtacatgtatataaattaaataaagaccgttatgatgaaaatataatgtttGGTGATGaaattgaatatataataataagaaatgaTGAAAGCTTAAAAGAATCGTCTGCCTTATTATGTGCTTCTGATTTAATAGATGAAATGATGAATTTAGAAAGTGTTATTGACTGTCAATATGGTTCACATTGGACTCCAGAATATTCTTCTTTTACTATAGAAGGTACTCCATCAGTACCATTTAAATTAGATATTAATTCTTCATGTTTTGTTGAAGATTGTATGAGAATTAGAAGaagtaaattaaataatgttCTTAGTGCCGTTCAAGGAGCTAGAGCTATTACACTTCCTTGTTTTCCTAAtgttcttttaaataatagtGTTCTTATGGCTAGAAGAATTACTGGCCATGAAAgtacaaaaaagaaatttgaTTCAAAAGGAAAAGTCGAATTTATAGAAAATGcgaaaattaaagaaaaggttcataattcaaataataatatacacaaaataattaataataaaaacaatgaaTCTAAAATTGTTAATAATGCATTTGATCAAAATAAAATCTCTTCTATTGAAATGGTATCCTATGAGATGGATGAAAATAAATCTACCAATTTTGTTAATTCAGATACAGTATTTGCAAAAAATGACGAAGAAGGAGAAGTAGAAGAAGAAGACGAAAATGAAAAcgaacaacaacaacaacagcAACAATACCAATCGAATTTACAACAACAAAATGTACAACCAAAACAACGTCAACAAATGATACAATATGTCTATGATGatgaaatagaaaataaaaataaagaaaaggatAATACACCAAGAAGCTGTAATGATTACAATAATGTTAATGATAGTTCAAATACAcaagatatatttattagttcattaaaaaaaacagatTCACTTTTCGAATGTGAAGTTTTTAAACCtgaacaaacaaataaatatagtaaAAGTGCACTTATTACAGATATGACTATAAGTCCTCATGCCAGATATGTTACCTTAAcacaaaatataagaaaacgAAGAGGAACCAAAATTGTATCCTTTAATcctatatataaagatattaatACCGAAAAAATGGATCACTGGAAAATGTCACTTGATTGTAATGATAAAagactttttaaaaaagttaaGAAGAAACTCACATTAGATGAACACCTAATATGGAATAAATCTATGACAAACAAAAAGATTATagatagaaaaaataacaatCCAAGAGATGAGGTACTAAACACGTCTAATTTTACATTAGCTATGacaaataaagaagaaaataataatgaaaatagcCTTATGGATAGGGTTTTGAAAAATAGTTTATTTGCGAATATGGATGATGAAGgtgattatatttatgtttataatagAGAATTTATACAAGAATATTcagaaaaatgtaaaaatccaattaaaaattatgtatatttagaTGCTATGTTTTTTGGTATGAGTATGTGTTGTCAACAATTAACCATGTCTTTTCCAACTGTTGATGATGCAAAATATGTGTATGATCAACTAGCCGTTATTGCACCACTTTTCCTTGCTCTTACTGCATGTACTCCCTATTTAGGTGGGTTTCTAACTGAAACAGATACAAGATGGAGAGTAATATCTAACAGTGTTGATTGTAGAACGGAAGAagaattatcatatatatgtaaaccAAGATATTCAGGAATAtccttatatatatccaatGAGTTAcctttaaaaagaaattactatttttataacGATGTAGATGTAATACTTGACAAAAATGTGTATGACAAATTGAAAAAGGAAAACGTGGATGAATATTTAGCTAGACATATAGCATCTTTATTTGTAAGAGATCCAATTGTTGTTTTTGAAGGTTCCTATAGTGAACGTGACATTGCTACAATtcagaagaaaataatggaATTGTCAAACGATGAAGATAAAATTAAAGGTATGGTAGAAGGGTCATCATCAAATAGTTTGTCATCAAAAGTTTTGTTAGACAATGAGGATaggaataaaaatgatagtagtataaaagaaatgaataaatctaatgataataaccataataataattgccatattgaatataataataaaaaagatataaatatgaataagatatatttaaGTGATAATTTTGAATTTATAGAAGATTATGAAGAAAAGGTTTTATCATCTCATCAACATTTTGAAAATTTTCAAAGTACTAATTGGAATAGTGTACGTTTTAAGCCACCTCCAATTCTTGATAATCATTTTAAAGGACCTAGTTCAATTGGATGGAGAGTTGAATTTAGAACTCCTGATATTCAAATTACCGATTTTGAGAATTCTTGTGTTGTTACATTAGTTATGTTATTatctaaatttatattaaaagaaagattaaatttatatattcctatGACATTGTTAgaagaaaatttatttaGAGCATCCAAAAGAGAAGCtttaacaaaagaaaaattttatttccgTAAAGATCTAAGTTATGATACCTTGAATAATGAATTTGAggaaaaaagtatatatgatatattttttaatgaaacCAATGGATTGTTTTTCTTATGTTACAAATATGTGGACGAACTATTTAAAGAAGGATTATTAAATCAATCAgccaaaaataaaatagatgaATATATTGAATTCGTTAAACAAAGATGTAGTGGAAAAATATGTACAGGTGCTATGTATTTaagaaattttatattaaatcatCCAgcttatgaaaaaaattcttatatCAATAGtaaaattaattatgatatatgtaaattaatAGCTGATATTGGAAAGGGATTAATCATACCACAAGAATTATTAGGTGTTTTTGTCGATCCATATAAAGAAAGGATAAAAAGTGATATAAGGCAAATTAATGAAAGCCAATACCTGAAGTCCTTggcatataaatatatttcaggAGAGGATTATACGCAATACTTGCTACTTAATGAAGTACTTAAGGATGACCAGGATTATTGTACATGTACCAGACGTACAATTTATGAGGAATCTATGGATAATACAGTGGAGTTTGCAAAAAAAATGTACGAACTGAGtgcataa
- a CDS encoding nucleosome assembly protein, with product MKRDRSENSVENTDPKHTKIENDDPLMPFMQDFEDIQKDIEQLDIKCAHEQMNIQKQYDEKKKPLFEKRDEIIQKIPGFWANTLRKHPALSDIVPEDIDILNHLVKLDLKDNMDNNGSYKITFIFGEKAKEFMEPLTLVKHVTFDNNQEKVVECTRIKWKEGKNPIAAVTHNRSDLDNEIPKWSIFEWFTTDELQDKPDVGELIRREIWHNPLSYYLGLEEFDEFDDDFDEEFDDDDDDDDDDDDDDDDDDKDDDLDGDDDGNNDDNDD from the exons atgaaGAGAGATCGTTCAGAAAACTCTGTTGAAAATACAGACCCCAAGCATAC CAAAATTGAAAATGATGATCCTTTGATGCCTTTCATGCAAGATTTTGAAGaca tCCAAAAAGATATTGAACAGCTAGATATAAAATGTGCCCATGAACAAATGAACATCCAGAAACAATatgatgaaaagaaaaaacccTTGTTTGAAAAAAGAGATGAGATTATTCAGAAAATTCCAGGTTTTTGGGCTAATACATTAAGGAAGCATCCAGCATTAAGTGATATAGTACCAGAAgatattgatatattaaatcacTTGGTAAAATTAGATTTAAAggataatatggataataacggttcatataaaataacatttatatttggTGAGAAGGCTAAAGAATTTATGGAGCCATTGACTTTAGTAAAACATGTAACATTTGATAATAATCAAGAAAAAGTTGTTGAATGTACACGTATTAAATGGAAAGAAGGAAAAAATCCAATAGCAGCTGTAACACATAATAGATCCGACTTAGATAATGAAATTCCTAAATGGTCCATCTTTGAATGGTTTACAACCGATGAATTACAAGATAAACCAGATGTAGGAGAATTGATAAGAAGAGAAATATGGCATAACCCATTATCTTATTATTTAGGCTTAGAAGAATTTGATGAATTTGATGACGATTTTGATGAAGAATTTGATGACGATGATGAtgacgatgatgatgatgacgatgatgatgatgacgaTGATAAAGATGATGATTTAGATGGTGATGACGATggaaataatgatgataacgATGATTAa
- a CDS encoding DnaJ protein, putative yields the protein MLNDIILQVIVAAFGVAIVNSDKIKFLQKFKYATYILILSFLLYKGIPWKRENYYTYLNITPNATKQEIQTAYRQAAKIYHPDKNPDESANSSFIKLKQAYDVLTDDVRRSNYNRFGDYKNGEIDDNTATLLICLSLVQHTMFFIIGYFLSYPKKLEFSRQIFLVYNIASFCFELQFRFIEDDTTFDWLPALGYLLPYEKIKFLRTFFPIVFFISICASAYSYTDKNATLIFLMRSILSTNRIIVERSNDVIESTNYLKKNGEKLVTKLQQIRKGEASSQLNLKDDENLDKEYLENGDKKNATVDSKLLSNVKEFALTLDSQQISLLEKCFDLMKNKDANEKNKKKSWFEFFSIQVIFGVIFVYIWLTSK from the exons ATGTTGAACGATATAATATTGCAAGTTATTGTTGCAGCTTTTGGAGTTGCAATAGTAAATagtgataaaataaaattcctTCAAAAATTCA aATACGCtacttatatattaattttgtcTTTTCTATTATACAAGGGTATACCCTGGAAAAGAGAAAATTACTATACTTATTTAAATATCACACCTAATGCTACGAAACAAGAAATACAGACAGCTTATAGACAAGCAGCTAAAATTTATCATCCT gaTAAAAACCCTGACGAGTCTGCTAATTcatcatttataaaattaaagcaAGCTTATGATGTTTTAACTGATGATGTAAGAAGAAGTAATTATAATAGATTTGGAGATTACAAAAATG gAGAAATAGATGACAACACAGCGACGTTATTAATTTGTCTTTCTTTAGTTCAACACACaatgttttttattataggATATTTTCTATCATAtccaaaaaaattagaatttTCAAGACAA ATTTTTTTAGTGTATAATATAGCTAGCTTTTGTTTCGAGTTGCAGTTTCGTTTTATAGAAGATGATACAACTTTTGATTGGCTTCCAGCTTTGGGATATTTATTACcctatgaaaaaataaagttcCTTAGGACTTTTTTTCcaattgtattttttatcagTATATGCGCATCAGCTTATTCATATACAGATAAAAACGCTaccttaatatttttaatgagATCCATTTTATCTACTAATAGAATAATTGTAGAAAGATCAAATGATGTTATTGAATCAACAAATTACTTAAAAAAGAATGGTGAAAAGTTAGTTACCAAATTGCAGCAAATAAGGAAGGGTGAGGCCTCTAGtcaattaaatttaaaagatgATGAGAACCTTGATAAAGAATATTTAGAAAATGGAGATAAGAAAAATGCAACTGTCGATTCAAAATTGTTAAGTAACGTAAAAGAATTTGCATTAACCCTAGATTCACAACAAATAAGTTTATTAGAAAAATGTTTTgatttaatgaaaaataaagatgcaaatgaaaaaaataaaaagaaatctTGGTTTGAGTTTTTCTCTATACAAGTTATATTCGGagttatatttgtttatatatggtTAACATCTAAATAA
- a CDS encoding PPPDE peptidase, putative, with product MNIFLHTYTLDVPFFLKNVRHTGIEVFGNEYTFSMDGIITCKPKKSSIGQYCKSYELSDVKLTYIQFTEILNVLGKIYRPNTYNFIYKNCNHFCDDLFELLSGKRLFHRFMLYSRIGKLFGKFRNVALCGYINSMEITRDDKILYIYALNLSKSLLQKNEQLKNSNEVIYLKDINYECYKNYNEHASSFYVVPYQSYAHNYCNTQKIHYNDNVLNNAIKCLSDEIKNNLPKPEPLTSVYSFSTSGTYSFG from the exons atgaatatctttttacatacatataccCTAGAcgttcctttttttttgaaaaatgtTCGTCACACAG gcaTTGAAGTTTTTGGTAATGAATATACCTTCTCAATGGATGGTATAATAACATGCAAACCCAAAAAATCTAGTATAGGTCAATATTGCAAAAGTTATGAATTATCAGATGTAAAATTAACCTATATACAGTTTACTGAGATATTAAATGTACTTGGTAAAATATACAGACCTAacacatataattttatatacaaaaattgtAATCATTTTTGTGATGATTTATTTGAGTTATTAAGTGGGAAAAGATTATTTCATAGATTCATGTTATATTCAAGAATAGGAAAATTATTTGGTAAATTTCGAAATGTTGCTTTATGTGGTTATATTAACTCCATGGAAATAACAAGAGATGATaagattttatatatatatgctttaAATTTATCTAAATCATTATtgcaaaaaaatgaacaacttaaaaatagtaatgaagttatatatcttaaagatattaattatgaatgttataaaaattataatgaacaTGCTTCATCATTTTATGTAGTTCCATATCAAAGTTATGCACATAACTATTGTAATACacaaaaaatacattataatgataatgtattaaataatgCAATTAAATGTTTAAgtgatgaaataaaaaataatttaccaAAACCAGAGCCACTAACTAGCGTTTATTCATTCAGTACAAGTGGAACTTATTCATTCGGATAA
- a CDS encoding thioredoxin-like protein 1, putative, giving the protein MACVNFNSPYQAEKRRTSENADNCKLETLNMPINYSDMDLILFPEGSLKNINNTVVNEKHLFGKSVAIFFSNGSDPKCRAFLPFLQQYYKTINEGGSSQKIEVIFVSIDPDRKSFEDHKKHMPWLYVDVADPLTDILKKHFRVTNSHEVPFYGSGPRSDVPCLIVVGSDGRESQLLHICSGRDEGEKGLLRWDFRNNIYTPNKKETC; this is encoded by the exons ATGGCATGTGTTAATTTCAATTCTCCTTATCAAGCGGAGAAAAGAAGAACGTCTGAAAATGCTGACAACTGTAAATTGGAGACTTTAAATATGCCCATAAACTACTCTGACATgg atcttatattatttccGGAGGGAtccttaaaaaatattaacaatacTGTAGTAAATGAAAAGCATTTATTTGGAAAATCTGTagctatatttttttcaaatggAAGTGATCCCAAATGTAGGGCATTTTTACCATTTTTACAACAG taTTATAAGACCATTAACGAAGGAGGATCAAGCCAAAAAATAGAAGTAATTTTTGTAAGCATAGACCCAGATAGGAAATCATTTGAAGATCATAAAAAACACATGCCATGGTTATATGTAGACGTAGCTGACCCTTTAACagatatattgaaaaaacaTTTCCGAGTAACAAATTCTCATGAAGTACCATTCTATGGATCAGGCCCAAGAAGCGATGTACCATGTTTAATTGTTGTAGGAAGTGACGGAAGAGAATCCCAACTTTTACACATTTGCAGTGGAAGAGATGAAGGTGAAAAGGGATTACTAAGGTGGGATTTcagaaataatatttatacaccaaataaaaaggaaacatgttaa
- a CDS encoding protein disulfide isomerase gives MKHFCFNNILYIFIIYIIFLLHLNNIILCEGAIWEGISKDEIRNVKHLTHEVELQIYSQHTQNCMALFCNEKESKCKNVYKEFVKASNELIDNDVVFVYVDTISLAKTADNFEIKNIPKILTFKDFDPEKGYTFNRKYTKENILEWFKLLPEPSIEIMEKNNVEKYVEMHKKKGYASIIAFCIRGSDNANKFVHFGETQKLPNLAVGLIYVENDEDVKIEIFNGPGSTIPKENFKYKDTYVPYNGIWTSDSIYQFAENYMKQFPVIINYHRKSLPPLNGDIYFYIFNRFGEYSDTLYVELYDLIMKHNQIKFVFPRKDEVLEHFNIENNMSLISIMDYNNASFVTLSQMLRPKKYAKIMDENITVSHVESFLDEFLKNNLAVYRKSEKPIKRREKQKYQILCSNDFESYVMDPEKLVLIFYHVQGCKECKPLFTFWDTVANYFHLENKYKDVLVATMDAKLNDMIDESVDYYPSLALYPKGENKLKRKHILLFPMKLDTLIDVVDEYLEDLDQDL, from the exons atgaAACATTTTTGCTTTAAtaacattttgtatattttcataatatacataatatttcttcttcatcttaataatataatattatgtgaGGGCGCAATATGGGAAGGGATAAGTAAAGACGAGATAAGGAATGTAAAGCATTTAACACATGAAGTTGAATTACAGATATATAGTCAGCATACTCAGAATTGTATGGCTTTATTTTGTAATGAGAAAGAGAGTAAATgtaaaaatgtttataaagAATTTGTAAAAGCATCAAATGAATTAATAGATAATGATGTAGTATTTGTTTATGTGGATACGATTAGTTTAGCAAAAACAGCTGATAattttgaaataaaaaatatacctaAAATTTTAACTTTTAAAGATTTTGATCCAGAAAAGGGGTATACATTTAATAGAAAGtatacaaaagaaaatattttagaaTGGTTTAAATTATTACCTGAACCTTCCATAGAaataatggaaaaaaataatgttgaGAAATATGTAGAGatgcataaaaaaaaaggatatgcAAGTATTATAGCATTTTGTATAAGAGGATCTGATAATGCTAATAAATTTGTCCATTTTGGTGAAACACAGAAACTACCAAATTTAGCTGTTGGTTTAATATATGTTGAAAATGACGAAGATGTAAAAATTGAAATTTTTAATGGACCTGGATCTACTATACCtaaagaaaattttaaatataaagatacaTATGTTCCATATAATGGTATATGGACCTCTGATAGTATATATCAATTTGctgaaaattatatgaaacaATTTCctgttattattaattaccATAGAAAATCATTACCACCTCTTAATGgcgatatatatttttacatatttaatcGTTTCGGAGAATATTCCGATACATTATATGTAGAGCTCTACGACTTAATAATGAAGCACAATCAG ATAAAGTTTGTTTTTCCAAGAAAAGATGAAGTTTTAGAACACTTTAATATAGAAAACAATATGAGTCTTATCAGTATTATGGATTATAATAATGCCTCTTTTGTTACTCTTTCTCAAATGCTAAGACCTAAAAAATATGCTAAAATAATGGATGAAAATATAACTGTATCACATGTTGAAAGTTTCTTAgatgaatttttaaaaaacaatCTTGCTGTTTATCGAAAATCGGAAAAACCAATTAAAAGAagagaaaaacaaaaatatcaAATTTTATGTTCAAATGATTTCGAGTCATATGTTATGGATCCTGAAAAACTtgttcttatattttatcatgtTCAAGGTTGTAAAGAATGTAAAccattatttacattttggGATACTGTAGCGAATTATTTCCATCtcgaaaataaatataaagatgtATTAGTTGCAACTATGGATGCtaaattaaatgatatgATTGATGAATCGGTGGATTACTATCCTAGTTTAGCTCTATACCCAAAAG gtgagaataaattaaaaaggaaACATATTTTACTTTTCCCCATGAAACTTGACACCTTGATCGATGTTGTAGATGAATATCTTGAGGATTTAGACCAAGATTTATaa